The following proteins are co-located in the Thermodesulforhabdaceae bacterium genome:
- a CDS encoding NfeD family protein — MDGGKILVVTGLAVLAFELCEHVIFLLVWNWRMRRRSPLTGLESMLGKQAQVLRWNNTTGLVCFDGEQWKAESLTVLAPGDLVLITAVRSLTLTVVPFRQESDNGASL; from the coding sequence ATGGACGGTGGAAAAATTCTCGTGGTCACAGGTCTGGCAGTCCTCGCATTTGAGCTGTGCGAGCATGTCATTTTTCTGCTGGTGTGGAACTGGAGGATGCGCCGCCGATCGCCTCTGACTGGTCTGGAATCTATGCTCGGAAAACAGGCTCAGGTCTTGCGTTGGAACAACACCACGGGACTCGTGTGCTTCGACGGCGAGCAATGGAAAGCGGAGAGTTTGACGGTCTTGGCTCCTGGGGATCTTGTTCTCATCACGGCGGTGCGCTCCTTGACTCTGACGGTGGTGCCATTCAGGCAAGAAAGCGACAACGGTGCTAGTCTTTGA
- the glgP gene encoding alpha-glucan family phosphorylase — MKIAYFCMEIGISENIPSYSGGLGILAGDHLKSSADLAIPIVGVTLLYKRGYFIQHITPDGVQLEAYPYFDPRGFMEPLPFKITLKLDGRNIAVGVWKYVYQGMTAKVPIYFLDTDLPENSPQDRLITQYLYGGDHYNRILQEAILGIGGYTVLKKLEPNITTYHMNEGHAAFLTLALLKDFNGNEHKVRNMCIFTTHTPVPAGHDRFPYDMAWQVLKEYLPSNIQQLAGHDALNMTILALNLSRASNGVSQLHGEVSRQMFPGYDIGHVTNGVHHLTWTGVEFQNLFDQYLPNWRAQPQVLKDALSIPDEAIQKAKKEAKKRLIAYVNSITGAGFTDEMMTICFARRAAAYKRATLIFTDIEYLMNLSYDRVQYIFAGKAHPQDQAGKDLIRQIVDISRRYEDRLRLVFIPNYNMWIAKLMTQGTDVWLNTPRRPREACGTSGMKVCFNGAINMSVLDGWWREACKDRINGWAIGDDEDQTDEEAAMDLYRDLDDMVTTYYAAPKKWVSIMKHSIADITPFFNTHRMVLEYLHKYYL, encoded by the coding sequence ATGAAAATCGCTTACTTTTGCATGGAAATAGGCATAAGCGAGAATATCCCGTCCTACAGCGGGGGTCTGGGCATTCTGGCGGGAGACCACCTAAAATCCAGCGCCGATCTTGCTATCCCTATCGTAGGGGTTACGTTGCTTTACAAACGCGGCTATTTTATTCAGCACATAACCCCCGACGGGGTCCAGTTAGAAGCCTATCCGTATTTTGATCCTCGAGGATTTATGGAACCTCTCCCTTTCAAAATAACCCTGAAACTTGACGGAAGAAACATAGCTGTCGGTGTCTGGAAATATGTCTATCAAGGCATGACTGCCAAAGTGCCGATCTATTTCCTTGACACCGACCTGCCAGAAAATTCTCCTCAGGATCGCCTGATTACCCAGTATCTTTACGGCGGAGACCACTATAACCGCATTCTTCAAGAAGCTATTTTAGGTATAGGCGGCTATACCGTCCTAAAAAAATTGGAACCAAATATTACAACCTATCACATGAACGAAGGGCATGCCGCTTTTCTTACTCTAGCTCTCCTTAAGGATTTTAACGGAAATGAACACAAAGTTCGCAACATGTGTATATTCACAACCCACACTCCCGTCCCGGCTGGTCACGATCGCTTTCCGTACGACATGGCATGGCAGGTGCTCAAGGAATATCTTCCATCAAATATTCAGCAACTTGCCGGCCATGATGCTCTAAACATGACTATCCTTGCTCTAAATCTCTCTAGAGCCAGTAATGGAGTCAGCCAATTACACGGAGAAGTGTCACGCCAGATGTTTCCCGGTTATGACATTGGGCACGTCACAAATGGAGTTCATCATCTCACGTGGACTGGAGTAGAATTTCAAAATCTCTTCGACCAATATCTACCTAACTGGAGGGCTCAACCTCAGGTGCTAAAAGACGCTCTATCAATCCCGGATGAGGCCATACAGAAGGCGAAGAAGGAAGCAAAGAAGCGTCTTATCGCTTACGTTAATTCTATAACCGGGGCGGGATTTACCGACGAGATGATGACTATATGCTTTGCAAGGCGTGCGGCGGCATACAAACGCGCCACGTTAATATTTACCGATATTGAATATCTCATGAACCTTTCCTACGATCGAGTGCAGTATATTTTCGCTGGCAAGGCTCACCCTCAGGATCAAGCCGGGAAAGATCTTATCCGCCAGATTGTGGACATATCCAGGCGATACGAAGATCGTCTGCGTTTGGTATTCATTCCAAACTACAACATGTGGATTGCAAAACTCATGACTCAAGGAACCGATGTTTGGTTAAATACCCCGAGAAGACCCCGAGAAGCCTGTGGCACAAGTGGGATGAAAGTGTGCTTTAACGGCGCAATAAACATGAGCGTGCTGGATGGATGGTGGAGAGAAGCCTGCAAAGATCGAATAAATGGATGGGCAATTGGCGATGATGAAGATCAAACTGATGAAGAAGCAGCTATGGATCTTTACCGGGATCTCGATGATATGGTAACCACCTACTACGCCGCTCCAAAAAAGTGGGTGAGTATAATGAAACATTCAATAGCCGATATTACACCCTTTTTCAACACTCACCGGATGGTGCTGGAATACCTTCACAAATATTATCTCTAA